Proteins from a genomic interval of Trifolium pratense cultivar HEN17-A07 linkage group LG6, ARS_RC_1.1, whole genome shotgun sequence:
- the LOC123892108 gene encoding beta-glucosidase 24-like, producing the protein MHDPRKPHVIAAKRIFRYLKGTLDYGLLFHNGTNGEGCALVGYSDSDWCGDITDRRSTSDYVFKVNNAAISWCTKKQLVTALSSYEAEYIEGTFATCQAMWLNSVMKERQKMKMLSSLKFILTILSIVVLLSNLSQAQGLLFLFFYTHLKKKSSLRGDLLAGSRPPAPIQIGEEYHISFKRSQNSSSFPKRASFPSDFLFGVGSSSLQIEGDSLEGGGGKGVWEDIVERHKERFVDADKVSTMIEHYKRYKEDVKHLKYLGVNSYGMSISWSRILPDGTLKGGINKEGINFYNNLINELLANGIEPFVTIVHFDYPVAIQQKIGGFLNHTIVKYYKDYCNLLFKTYGDRVKHWTTTNEPQVVAIYKYMHGYDNDAAEPCQDTKICSQAYTVLHNFLICHATATHLYRQKFQETQRGDIGIVISYQGFVPYSSNPQDVAAAQRLIDFWLGWILEPLFYGDYPQIMRKLVGHRLPKFTKKEKHMIKGSADFIGINYYTSQFARYEPNRTKINGLDNFDALATTSEEFNIEGEPLGHKDQYSGRYVYPKGLYDVLIFIKEKYKNPNIYITENGTPSSNNPNPLKDEHRIAYITEHINATKAAIDNGVKVRGYFVWTAFDTFEFEAGYSGHWGLYHIDFNNSLKRIPKASAEWYRNFLKSNGGHYNTIELGFNQKGCHLSKT; encoded by the exons ATGCATGATCCTAGAAAACCTCATGTGATAGCTGCTAAGAGGATTTTTAGGTATCTCAAAGGCACATTGGATTATGGCCTGTTATTTCATAATGGTACAAATGGAGAAGGGTGTGCCTTGGTAGGATATTCTGATAGTGATTGGTGTGGTGACATAACTGATAGAAGGAGCACATCTGATTATGTGTTCAAAGTCAACAATGCTGCAATATCATGGTGCACAAAGAAACAACTAGTGACTGCACTATCATCTTATGAAGCTGAGTATATTGAAGGGACTTTTGCAACATGTCAAGCAATGTGGCTGAATTCAGTGATGAAAGAG agACAGAAAATGAAGATGTTATCATCTttgaaatttattcttacaatctTGTCTATTGTTGTTTTGCTTTCCAATTTGTCTCAAGCTCAAGGTTTGCTATTTCTCTTCTTTT ATACACATCTTAAAAAGAAATCATCACTTCGAGGTGACTTGTTAGCCGGTTCTAGGCCTCCTGCTCCAATACAG ATAGGAGAAgaatatcatatttcattcaagaGGTCTCAAAATTCTTCAAGTTTTCCGAAACGAGCATCATTTCCATCTGATTTTCTTTTTGGTGTTGGATCTTCTTCCTTACAG ATTGAAGGAGATTCTCTAGAAGGAGGAGGTGGAAAGGGAGTATGGGAAGATATAGTTGAACGACACAAAG AAAGGTTTGTGGATGCTGATAAAGTTTCCACAATGATCGAACATTACAAAAGATACAAG GAGGATGTGAAACATTTGAAATATCTTGGAGTGAATTCTTACGGAATGTCCATTTCATGGAGTAGAATTTTGCCCg ATGGAACCTTGAAAGGAGGTATAAACAAAGAAGGTATCAACTTTTACAACAATTTGATCAATGAGTTACTTGCAAATG GTATTGAGCCTTTTGTAACTATTGTGCACTTTGACTATCCCGTAGCCATTCAACAAAAGATCGGTGGCTTCTTAAATCACACTATTGT GAAATACTACAAAGATTATTGTAATCTACTATTCAAAACATATGGAGATAGAGTAAAACATTGGACAACAACAAATGAACCACAAGTCGTAGCTATCTACAAATACATGCATGGTTATGATAATGATGCTGCTGAACCATGCCAAGATACAAAAATATGTTCACAAGCATATACAGTCCTTCATAACTTCCTCATTTGCCATGCTACTGCAACACATTTATATAGACAAAAATTTCAA GAAACACAAAGGGGAGATATTGGAATTGTTATATCATATCAAGGTTTTGTTCCCTATAGTTCAAATCCACAGGATGTGGCGGCTGCTCAAAGACTAATAGATTTTTGGTTGGGATG GATTTTAGAGCCATTGTTTTATGGAGATTACCCACAAATTATGAGAAAATTAGTGGGGCATAGGTTGCCCAAATTCACTAAAAAGGAGAAACATATGATCAAAGGAAGTGCAGATTTTATCGGAATAAACTATTATACATCTCAATTTGCCAGATACGAACCAAATAGAACAAAAATTAATGGTCTTGACAATTTTGATGCCTTAGCTACTACATCAGaag AATTTAATATTGAAGGAGAACCCCTTGGTCACAAG GATCAATACAGTGGACGTTATGTCTATCCCAAAGGATTGTATGatgttttaatatttataaaggaAAAGTACAAAAATCCTAATATCTACATCACTGAAAATG GTACTCCTTCTTCCAACAATCCAAATCCATTGAAGGACGAACACCGAATTGCTTATATTACAGAACATATAAACGCTACTAAAGCAGCAATCGA CAACGGTGTAAAAGTTCGTGGTTACTTCGTCTGGACAGCTTTCGATACCTTTGAATTTGAAGCGGGCTATTCTGGACATTGGGGACTTTATCATATTGATTTTAATAATAGTCTGAAGCGTATACCAAAGGCTTCTGCTGAATGGTATAGAAATTTTTTGAAATCGAATGGTGGACACTACAACACTATTGAGCTTGGTTTTAACCAAAAAGGATGTCATTTGAGCAaaacatag